TTTTTTATTGTAAATTCAATCTTTTATGAATAAAGTATATCTTTGCACTTTTAAAAAAAATGACTTATGGCAAAGAAACAGATAGTAAAAAGAGAAAATAAAGACACTGCATTTAATATTCCAATTTTCACACCGGAAAACAAAACTAAATTGGAAGATTTTTACGAGAATAATAAAAAAATAATTACTTATGTTTTAACAGGAATTCTTATAGTACTAATTGCATTTTTCGCATATAAAAACCTGATTTTAAAACCAAAAAATCAAGAAGCAAAAGAGCTTGTTTTTATGGCTGAAGATTATTTTGCCAAAGATTCTTTTGAACTTGCACTCTATGGTCAAGCGGAAGCTTTTTACGGATTTCTTGATATCCTTGATGAATTTTCAATGACAGAAACAGCAAACCTTGCAAATTATTATGCAGGAATTTGTTTTCTTCACATAGGTGAATTTGAAGACGCAATAAAGCATCTGAAAAAATTTAAAACGAATAGTGAAATGTTAAAGCCTATTTCATTAGGAGCTATTGGCGATGCATATAGCGAATTACAAGAATACGAAAAAGCTTGTGATTATTATCTTAAAGCAGCTGAGGCAAAAGTCAATAAATTTTCAACACCATTATTTTACATGAAAGCAGGTAAAACTTATGAAGAAATTGCTGAATACAAAAAGGCAATTGAAGTTTATAACAGACTAAAAGAAGAATTTCCAAAAACACAAGAAGGCATGGATGTGGAAAAATATATTGGAAGAGCTGAAGCTAAGCTTAACAGTAAATAATTTTTGTTATGAGCATAAAGCAAGGTCCCGAAGAAAACTTTGATTTTAGTGAAGTAAAAAATGTTAAAAAATTAAAAATCGGAATAGTTACTTCCGAATGGAATCCAAAAGTAACAGCCTCTTTGTTAGAAGCTTGCAAAAAAACTTTAAGAAAATATAACATCATAGACGAAAATATTACAGAAAAATGGGTTCCGGGTTCTTTTGAATTAGCTCTTGCGGCACAGTGGCTTTTTGAATTAAAAAATGTTGATGCAGTTGTTTGTTTGGGTTGTATCATAAAAGGAGAAACACCGCATTTCCATTATATTTCCGAAGCAGTAGCTCTTAAAATTGCCGACCTTTCATTAAAATACAACCGACCTGCCTCCTTTGGAGTTATTACCGCAGAAACAGATGAACATGCGATAGAACGTGCAGGTGGAAAAAAAGGAAACAAAGGTGAAGAAGCAGCAATGGCAGTTCTAAAAATGCTAAAAATAAAAGACGACCTCAGATATAAATCTCAGGGGAATGTGGGTTTTTAGTACCTAAAGTACTTAGTGACACTACTTAGAGTTAAAAGCTAATCCTACGGACTTGCTTCGCTTCGAAAGTTACGGATAAACAGACCGCAGACGGCAGGTATTTATCAAAGGACCGAGGTCAATATTTTTATAAATATTTGCTTCTATGCTGTCAATTGCTTGTGAAATATTTGATTGAATTAATGTTTCTATTGAACTTAATTTTGAAGTATCTTTTAGTAAATATTAGCTCATAAAAAAACAGGCTCACAGTTTACTATAAGCCTGCCTTCTGTTATTTGATCGTAGTTGCAAACTACTACCAGTCTGGAATAAACAACTTTCATCTTTTATTTTGGTTCGGAAGACTTATTGGAACAGGGGATGGAGGTCCATTTTTATTATAATATACTTCTTTAATTAATTGACCTTTATCTGAATAATATTTCCAGAGTTCTCTTTTTTCTTTAAGTTTGCTTCTCCTTTTAATTGAAATAATACAACCTAGAAAATTCCTACGATTGCAAGCCAAATTCCCAAATTTGCCAATTTCCCTAATCGAATTATTTGAGTAAAAACTAACCCATAACCTATTTTGCTTAGTATATTTTAATAAAGGAATTATAGAGCCTGATAATGAGAAAATATATGAATATATTGTATCATTGCTCTTACAATAATATTTGCTCTTTAATAGATAATCTACACTTTTAGTTTTACTCCGTATCGTTCCTCCATTAATAGTATCATATGTTTGAGCATAAGAGCTTTGTAAAACTAACAACAATATAAAAAATAATATCACTCTCATTACATTATCTAATTTTATGAGGCAACATATACTGCTGTCTATT
The window above is part of the Bacteroidota bacterium genome. Proteins encoded here:
- the ribH gene encoding 6,7-dimethyl-8-ribityllumazine synthase produces the protein MSIKQGPEENFDFSEVKNVKKLKIGIVTSEWNPKVTASLLEACKKTLRKYNIIDENITEKWVPGSFELALAAQWLFELKNVDAVVCLGCIIKGETPHFHYISEAVALKIADLSLKYNRPASFGVITAETDEHAIERAGGKKGNKGEEAAMAVLKMLKIKDDLRYKSQGNVGF
- a CDS encoding tetratricopeptide repeat protein: MAKKQIVKRENKDTAFNIPIFTPENKTKLEDFYENNKKIITYVLTGILIVLIAFFAYKNLILKPKNQEAKELVFMAEDYFAKDSFELALYGQAEAFYGFLDILDEFSMTETANLANYYAGICFLHIGEFEDAIKHLKKFKTNSEMLKPISLGAIGDAYSELQEYEKACDYYLKAAEAKVNKFSTPLFYMKAGKTYEEIAEYKKAIEVYNRLKEEFPKTQEGMDVEKYIGRAEAKLNSK